From Candidatus Doudnabacteria bacterium, a single genomic window includes:
- a CDS encoding phosphatase PAP2-related protein, whose product MRSLIDAHRKTWNREFSRSVTWGVIFFLASLVPNYLATTYATERASMPVTDLILSNIRVYDVDGIIIYGAVLLIIFSILVLFYDPKRIPFTLKALALFIVIRSIFVSLTHLGPFSPQDVIDSTHIFNFLGFGTTADLFFSGHTGIPFLLALIYWNNIKLRWTYLAISAVFAVSVLLGHLHYSIDVLAAFFITYTIFHIAQKLFADDWQLSIT is encoded by the coding sequence ATGAGATCATTAATTGATGCCCATAGAAAAACTTGGAACAGGGAGTTTTCCCGTTCTGTGACTTGGGGCGTAATATTTTTTTTGGCCAGCCTGGTTCCGAATTATCTGGCCACAACATATGCCACGGAACGCGCGAGCATGCCAGTGACAGATCTCATTCTGAGCAACATCAGGGTCTATGACGTGGACGGGATCATAATCTATGGGGCAGTACTGCTGATAATATTCAGCATCCTTGTACTGTTTTACGATCCGAAAAGGATCCCGTTTACGCTGAAAGCATTGGCTTTGTTCATTGTCATCAGGTCAATTTTCGTGAGCTTAACGCACCTGGGGCCGTTTTCGCCTCAGGATGTGATCGATTCGACTCATATTTTTAATTTTCTGGGCTTTGGGACTACGGCTGATCTGTTTTTTTCCGGACACACAGGCATACCATTTTTGCTGGCCCTGATTTATTGGAATAATATTAAGCTGCGTTGGACCTACTTGGCAATTTCCGCGGTTTTTGCAGTCAGCGTTCTGCTTGGCCACTTGCACTATTCGATAGATGTTCTTGCCGCGTTTTTTATCACATACACGATTTTTCACATCGCCCAAAAATTGTTTGCGGATGACTGGCAACTGTCGATAACATGA
- a CDS encoding disulfide oxidoreductase: MKFFKNNSLYLAWGTALIAMLGSLYFSNVRNFPPCVLCWYQRICMYPLVIILGVGILKKDKNLPFYVLPFSLIGLGISIYHNLLYYKILPESLSPCVAGVSCTTKFIEYFHFVTIPFLSFVAFLVINLMMYVYLKSKNDPIEN; encoded by the coding sequence ATGAAATTTTTTAAAAACAACTCATTATATCTGGCTTGGGGCACGGCATTGATTGCCATGTTAGGAAGCCTGTATTTCAGCAATGTCCGGAATTTTCCTCCCTGTGTACTGTGCTGGTATCAGAGGATCTGCATGTATCCGTTGGTCATTATTTTAGGAGTGGGTATTCTGAAAAAGGATAAAAATTTGCCGTTTTATGTTCTACCGTTCAGCCTCATAGGTTTGGGCATTTCCATTTATCACAACCTTTTATACTACAAGATTTTGCCGGAGAGCCTTTCGCCCTGTGTTGCGGGGGTTTCGTGCACCACTAAATTTATAGAATATTTCCACTTTGTGACCATTCCGTTTTTGTCTTTTGTGGCTTTTCTGGTAATAAATCTTATGATGTACGTTTATCTGAAATCAAAAAATGATCCCATAGAAAATTAG
- the msrB gene encoding peptide-methionine (R)-S-oxide reductase MsrB, whose product MTDEELKKKLTPEQYHIMREKGTEAPFTGKYYDSHEKGMYVCAVCGNELFSSDTKFDSGTGWPSFTDPANLKNIVLQDDDSLGEHRTEVVCKNCGSHLGHLFDDGPKDRGGKRYCINSACLLLKKE is encoded by the coding sequence ATGACAGACGAAGAATTGAAGAAAAAATTGACGCCCGAGCAGTACCATATCATGCGCGAAAAGGGGACAGAGGCGCCTTTTACGGGCAAGTATTACGATTCGCATGAAAAAGGAATGTACGTTTGCGCTGTCTGCGGCAACGAATTGTTCTCATCCGATACCAAGTTTGATTCAGGCACGGGCTGGCCGTCTTTTACGGACCCGGCAAATTTAAAGAACATAGTGCTTCAGGATGATGACAGCCTTGGCGAGCACCGCACTGAGGTAGTGTGCAAGAATTGCGGTTCGCACTTGGGACACTTGTTTGACGACGGTCCGAAAGACCGAGGGGGTAAACGCTATTGCATCAATTCGGCTTGTCTGTTGCTGAAAAAAGAATAG
- a CDS encoding DedA family protein has protein sequence MWYTLSDVIRWLIHFKYWVIFPFAVFEGPIVTIITGFLASTGQLNFWVAFMVVALGDLVGDTFYYCVGRFGRERFIARFGKFFGLNKARIERLELHFQTHPWKTFTFGKFFHGTGSLILAAAGLSRVPYFEFLGYNVPTTFANSFILITIGYYFGHAYAQIDTFFKYFSVIVIALVVAAYIYFIKRYSNIPD, from the coding sequence ATGTGGTATACGCTTTCTGATGTTATCCGCTGGCTGATCCATTTTAAATACTGGGTGATTTTTCCGTTTGCGGTTTTTGAAGGGCCCATTGTCACTATTATTACAGGTTTTTTGGCTTCGACCGGCCAGCTGAATTTTTGGGTCGCATTCATGGTTGTGGCCCTGGGTGATCTGGTCGGCGATACTTTTTACTATTGCGTCGGCCGGTTCGGCCGCGAAAGGTTTATCGCCAGGTTTGGGAAATTTTTCGGATTAAATAAAGCCAGGATCGAGCGCCTGGAGCTGCATTTTCAAACCCACCCCTGGAAAACATTCACATTCGGAAAATTTTTCCATGGAACGGGTTCTCTGATACTGGCAGCCGCGGGCCTGAGCCGGGTTCCGTATTTTGAGTTTCTTGGCTATAATGTACCTACAACTTTTGCCAACTCTTTTATTCTGATCACAATTGGCTATTATTTCGGCCATGCCTATGCGCAGATCGATACTTTCTTTAAATATTTCAGCGTTATTGTTATTGCACTCGTCGTGGCAGCCTATATTTATTTCATTAAACGCTACAGCAACATCCCTGACTGA
- a CDS encoding glycosyltransferase has protein sequence MKILIVADNYYPNVNGSSYFTQRLAYYLQQRGHEILVMASSPSIKNEPFVYNGVNVFGIRSFSPPLYPGFRFPAPIGIRKAIEIEIKKFQPDVIHIQDHFVISPVVQKVAKELSIPMIGTNHFMPENLLHYLHLPKRLEQIAKNWAWRQFRAIFEQLHTVTTPTRTAAKLLEEVKLTKPVLAVSNGIDLQKFKPGNDGEYLRKRLNLPDQPILLYVGRLDKEKNIDAVMKVLPGVLARTDLHFVIAGKGAEQEKLKRLARQLNLEKSVTFAGFVPDEDLPNLYTIGDCFVIAGIAELQSLVTMEAMATGLPVVAVNAMALPELVRHGENGYLFDLGRTDILSEHLLEIFSNPDLRKKMGDRSLEIIQAHDINKTMEIFESLYENLIGRDNITMPAPRIREYEIIN, from the coding sequence ATGAAAATACTCATTGTTGCCGATAATTATTATCCGAACGTCAACGGCTCGTCATACTTTACGCAAAGACTGGCCTACTATTTGCAGCAGCGCGGCCATGAGATTTTGGTTATGGCTTCCTCTCCAAGCATAAAAAATGAACCTTTTGTCTACAATGGAGTGAACGTGTTTGGTATCAGATCTTTTTCTCCTCCCTTATATCCCGGGTTCCGCTTTCCGGCCCCGATCGGAATAAGAAAAGCTATCGAAATCGAGATCAAAAAATTTCAGCCCGACGTCATACATATACAAGATCATTTTGTCATCAGCCCGGTAGTCCAAAAAGTCGCCAAAGAATTGTCCATCCCCATGATCGGGACCAACCATTTCATGCCGGAAAACCTCCTGCACTATTTACATCTGCCGAAAAGACTGGAACAAATTGCCAAGAATTGGGCTTGGAGGCAGTTCCGGGCCATCTTTGAGCAACTGCATACCGTTACCACGCCGACCAGGACTGCCGCGAAGCTTTTGGAGGAGGTTAAATTGACCAAACCGGTGCTTGCGGTCTCAAACGGGATCGATCTGCAAAAATTTAAGCCCGGTAACGACGGTGAATATCTGAGAAAACGGCTGAATCTTCCGGACCAGCCCATACTATTGTATGTCGGCCGGCTTGATAAAGAAAAAAATATTGACGCTGTCATGAAAGTCCTGCCCGGCGTTTTAGCCCGAACCGATCTGCATTTCGTTATAGCCGGTAAAGGAGCTGAGCAGGAAAAACTTAAGCGGTTGGCCCGGCAATTGAATTTGGAAAAATCCGTGACCTTTGCGGGATTTGTGCCGGATGAGGATCTGCCTAATCTGTATACGATCGGCGATTGTTTTGTCATTGCCGGGATCGCTGAACTGCAAAGTCTAGTGACCATGGAAGCTATGGCCACGGGATTGCCAGTCGTTGCGGTCAACGCCATGGCCCTGCCTGAACTCGTCAGGCATGGCGAGAACGGCTATCTGTTCGATCTTGGCCGTACCGACATACTATCCGAACATTTGCTGGAAATTTTTTCCAATCCGGATCTGAGAAAAAAAATGGGCGACAGAAGCCTGGAGATCATCCAAGCCCACGACATTAATAAGACCATGGAAATTTTTGAATCTCTCTATGAAAATTTAATCGGTAGAGACAATATCACAATGCCGGCGCCGCGCATCAGAGAATATGAGATCATTAATTGA
- a CDS encoding prenyltransferase/squalene oxidase repeat-containing protein, with protein sequence MKYKKIILTVISAFAVAVLATNNLADAANLQQAVATLPANDEWAIMAYASVGQNLGQSFLAAPLNSNIATDYEKRILAITATGGNPSTIGSENFVSKLESMSSGGQIGDASLINDDIFGVLALASAGISDATVSSSRQFILSHQNSDGGWGYATGVGSDSNTTAAAIAALAATGGSPNNAVNYLSQSQDSSGGYGFSSGQSADGASTAWVMWGLLAAGQPIPASATAFLSSLQLSDGTFKWHPSDSSGSGLVTAYAVIALSGHTLPINTVSNYQTPYPSPYPTPYATPYATPYATPYATPYLTPYETPTVYSTPYATPYQTPGIYSTPYATPYATPYPTPYPTPNIYQTPAAGGTHVTIAYPGNKIFDGTTANSPTALQALISACSQINLLYVIKQTGLGQFVQSIDGYDPVGSSGWQFAVNGTVPNLGAADFTLHAGDNLQWFYGSPGAAPY encoded by the coding sequence ATGAAGTACAAAAAAATAATTCTCACGGTTATTTCGGCATTTGCAGTTGCTGTTTTAGCTACCAATAATCTTGCCGACGCGGCTAATTTACAGCAGGCCGTTGCCACACTTCCCGCCAATGACGAATGGGCTATCATGGCTTATGCCTCAGTCGGCCAAAACTTGGGCCAAAGTTTTCTGGCCGCTCCCCTGAATTCAAACATAGCCACAGACTACGAAAAACGGATCTTGGCCATCACTGCCACCGGCGGCAATCCGTCAACTATCGGCTCTGAGAATTTTGTCTCCAAGCTTGAAAGCATGTCTTCCGGAGGTCAGATCGGCGACGCAAGCCTGATCAATGACGATATTTTCGGCGTGCTTGCTTTGGCTTCGGCAGGCATCAGCGATGCCACTGTTTCTTCCTCCCGCCAATTTATTCTGTCTCACCAGAATTCCGACGGCGGCTGGGGGTATGCGACAGGGGTGGGCTCTGATTCCAATACCACTGCCGCGGCTATTGCAGCCCTGGCTGCCACCGGCGGGTCGCCGAATAATGCTGTGAATTACCTCAGCCAATCCCAAGATTCTTCCGGAGGCTACGGATTTTCTTCGGGACAGTCAGCTGACGGAGCATCCACAGCCTGGGTTATGTGGGGCCTTTTAGCCGCAGGCCAGCCCATTCCGGCCTCTGCCACGGCTTTTTTAAGCAGCCTTCAGCTTTCCGACGGAACTTTTAAATGGCATCCTTCAGACTCCAGCGGCTCCGGATTGGTCACGGCATATGCTGTGATCGCTCTTTCCGGACATACTCTGCCGATAAATACCGTATCAAATTATCAAACGCCTTATCCAAGCCCGTATCCGACTCCCTATGCTACTCCTTATGCCACTCCCTATGCTACTCCTTATGCAACCCCTTACCTTACGCCATATGAGACTCCAACTGTTTATTCAACGCCTTACGCGACTCCGTATCAAACTCCCGGCATCTATTCAACGCCCTATGCTACTCCTTATGCAACCCCTTACCCTACGCCATATCCTACACCTAATATTTATCAGACTCCGGCTGCGGGAGGAACACATGTCACTATTGCTTATCCCGGCAACAAGATTTTTGACGGCACAACTGCAAACAGCCCGACTGCACTGCAGGCGCTGATCAGCGCCTGCAGTCAGATCAACCTCTTGTATGTAATAAAACAAACTGGATTAGGCCAGTTTGTGCAAAGTATTGACGGCTACGATCCGGTCGGTTCCAGCGGCTGGCAATTTGCAGTCAATGGAACTGTTCCCAATTTAGGTGCGGCTGATTTTACATTACATGCGGGAGATAATCTGCAATGGTTTTACGGATCCCCGGGCGCTGCTCCTTATTAA
- a CDS encoding DUF2231 domain-containing protein, whose product MNIHPIFVHFPIALLTTYAVLELLRFDFINRQPYWFYVKAVLVILGALSGYVTIVTGLMAESLIKDQSSHTLISTHELWAITSIGIFSIIALVYLWSWWNSRFGMKSKLVLVLALAGILCLLITGALGGSIIFGHTTDPFTNWIYNLFF is encoded by the coding sequence ATGAATATCCATCCGATTTTCGTCCATTTTCCCATCGCACTACTGACCACTTATGCGGTTTTGGAATTATTAAGATTTGATTTTATCAACCGCCAGCCGTATTGGTTTTATGTCAAAGCTGTTCTGGTGATCTTGGGCGCATTGAGCGGATACGTGACGATAGTGACCGGATTAATGGCGGAAAGTTTGATCAAAGACCAAAGTTCTCATACGCTGATCTCCACGCACGAACTTTGGGCCATCACTTCAATTGGAATTTTCAGCATCATCGCTTTGGTCTATCTATGGTCGTGGTGGAATAGCCGGTTCGGAATGAAAAGTAAATTGGTCCTTGTTTTGGCCCTGGCCGGAATTTTATGTTTGCTGATCACAGGCGCCTTGGGCGGGTCGATCATATTCGGACATACCACGGACCCGTTCACGAATTGGATCTACAATTTATTTTTTTAG
- a CDS encoding FAD-binding oxidoreductase, translated as MDFAAQIKQLIKGDVAGDEKTRADFSRDASLFIVKPSLVVFPKDSDDIEALVKFVAEENKKGSHLSLTARSAGTDMTGGPLSESIIVSMTRYFNRIIKIGKDSAIVEPGVFYRDFEKQTLMHNLLLPSYTASREINTVGGMVANNSGGELNLIYGKTERYVQELKMVLYDGKEYTFKALTMPELEKKKQENGLDAEIYRKLFDLIDGNFDLLQKAKPDVSKNSAGYYLWNVYDKQKGIFDINKLITGSQGTFGIITEIKFSLVKPKMREHLLVVFLNDLQMLPEITNHLLKFNPVSIESYDDQTFKVAMKLLPDIMARLKGNAVRLFFSFIPELWMVLTGGVPKLVLLAEFSSDSEKDALLRTQEAQESLKEFPVKTKLVLSEQAAEKYWVIRRESFNLLRHHVQGMRTAPFIDDFVVRPELLGEFLPKLYVIMNKYNLLYTIAGHVGDGNFHIIPLMKIGDPNAAETIKNLGQEVYDLVLEYKGSITGEHNDGLVRSPYLPQMYGPKVYELFTETKKIFDPQNIFNPGKKVDASMGYALDHIDFK; from the coding sequence ATGGATTTTGCTGCCCAAATCAAACAACTGATAAAAGGCGATGTTGCCGGGGATGAAAAGACCCGGGCCGACTTCAGCCGCGATGCCAGTTTGTTCATAGTCAAACCCTCACTGGTGGTTTTTCCGAAAGATTCGGATGATATAGAAGCTCTGGTGAAATTTGTCGCGGAAGAAAACAAAAAAGGAAGCCATTTGTCTTTGACCGCCAGGTCTGCCGGAACTGACATGACAGGCGGGCCGCTCTCCGAATCGATTATAGTGTCCATGACCCGCTACTTTAACCGCATAATAAAGATCGGCAAAGATTCAGCCATAGTTGAACCGGGAGTGTTTTACCGCGATTTTGAAAAACAAACTCTCATGCATAATTTGCTTTTGCCGAGTTACACGGCTTCCAGGGAGATCAACACAGTTGGCGGCATGGTCGCAAATAATTCCGGGGGAGAGCTGAATTTGATCTACGGCAAAACCGAAAGATATGTGCAGGAGCTTAAAATGGTTTTATACGACGGTAAAGAATATACGTTTAAAGCCTTAACGATGCCGGAGTTGGAGAAAAAGAAACAGGAGAACGGACTGGATGCGGAGATCTACCGCAAGCTTTTTGACCTGATCGACGGCAATTTTGATCTGCTGCAAAAAGCCAAACCCGATGTTTCCAAAAATTCCGCGGGATATTATCTGTGGAATGTTTATGACAAGCAAAAAGGGATCTTTGACATCAACAAATTGATCACCGGGTCGCAGGGGACTTTTGGGATCATCACAGAGATCAAGTTCAGCCTGGTCAAGCCAAAAATGCGCGAACATCTGCTGGTGGTATTTTTGAACGACCTGCAAATGCTTCCAGAGATCACCAATCATCTGCTTAAATTCAATCCTGTGAGCATTGAGTCTTATGATGACCAGACTTTTAAGGTTGCCATGAAACTATTGCCGGATATCATGGCCCGCCTAAAAGGGAACGCTGTCAGATTGTTCTTTAGTTTTATTCCTGAACTTTGGATGGTCTTAACCGGCGGCGTGCCGAAACTCGTGCTTCTGGCCGAGTTCAGCTCAGACAGCGAAAAAGATGCCCTTTTGAGAACGCAGGAGGCTCAGGAGAGCCTTAAGGAATTCCCTGTTAAGACCAAATTGGTTTTAAGCGAACAGGCGGCTGAGAAATATTGGGTCATCCGCCGCGAAAGCTTTAATCTTCTCCGCCATCATGTCCAGGGCATGCGGACCGCACCTTTCATTGATGACTTTGTGGTCAGGCCCGAACTGCTGGGAGAATTTTTGCCCAAACTTTATGTGATAATGAATAAATATAATTTGCTTTATACTATTGCCGGACATGTCGGAGACGGCAATTTTCATATTATTCCGTTGATGAAGATCGGCGACCCGAATGCGGCCGAGACCATAAAAAATTTAGGACAAGAAGTGTATGATCTGGTCCTGGAATACAAAGGTTCAATTACCGGCGAGCATAATGACGGATTGGTCAGAAGCCCGTATCTTCCCCAAATGTACGGTCCGAAGGTATATGAGTTATTTACAGAAACTAAAAAGATCTTTGACCCCCAGAATATTTTCAATCCCGGAAAAAAAGTCGATGCTTCGATGGGATACGCCCTTGATCACATTGATTTTAAATAG
- a CDS encoding DNA polymerase IV — protein MWNKLPRIMLVDMNSFFASVEQQANPFLRGKPIGVAVSPHPGSCLIGTSKEAKAMGIKNGIPVYKARKICPKIITVESEPEKYREVNRQINRIFSDYTETLEAYSVDESFLDLQNSKFNPLIIGAEIKQRIRSEVGEWLTCSVGIAPNKFMAKLAADLQKPDGLSVVWREQLRNIYESKKLSDLWGINRGWTNRLAKLNITSPLQLLDYPVENLISVFGKPGYFIWERVNGLEHDEIFSNQEISGSATGRSRPKSFGHSWVLNFRTTDKERLKVVILRLAEKAARRMRAERFIASGMYLSVTLADGGYFHRSKKLRFNIETGLELYTEALDIWKSWQFKHEVLHIAVGFNYLLFKTKQLVLFPDKLSNLIPTLDFLNDKYGEFTIRSGLLVRTSEFAPDAIAFGK, from the coding sequence ATGTGGAATAAACTGCCCCGAATCATGCTCGTAGACATGAACTCTTTTTTTGCTTCTGTGGAACAGCAGGCCAATCCTTTTTTACGTGGGAAGCCTATCGGGGTGGCAGTGTCGCCTCATCCCGGCAGCTGCCTGATCGGGACTTCGAAAGAGGCCAAAGCCATGGGAATTAAAAACGGCATTCCAGTTTATAAAGCGCGGAAGATCTGCCCGAAGATCATAACCGTGGAATCCGAGCCGGAAAAGTACCGCGAAGTGAACCGGCAGATCAATCGGATCTTTTCGGATTATACCGAAACTTTGGAAGCTTACAGCGTCGACGAGTCGTTTTTGGATCTGCAAAACTCCAAATTCAACCCTTTGATCATTGGCGCAGAAATCAAACAAAGGATCAGATCCGAGGTGGGGGAATGGCTGACCTGTTCTGTGGGGATCGCGCCAAACAAATTTATGGCGAAATTGGCCGCAGACCTGCAGAAGCCGGATGGCTTAAGCGTGGTCTGGCGCGAGCAGCTTAGGAATATTTACGAATCGAAAAAACTTTCGGACCTCTGGGGGATCAACCGCGGCTGGACGAACCGGCTGGCCAAATTAAATATCACAAGTCCGCTTCAGCTACTGGATTATCCGGTTGAGAACCTGATCAGTGTTTTCGGCAAGCCCGGATATTTTATCTGGGAACGGGTCAACGGACTGGAACACGACGAAATTTTTTCTAACCAGGAGATTTCCGGATCTGCCACAGGCAGATCTCGGCCTAAATCTTTCGGCCACTCGTGGGTCCTGAATTTCCGCACAACAGACAAAGAACGCCTGAAGGTCGTAATCCTTCGGCTGGCGGAAAAAGCCGCGCGGCGCATGCGGGCGGAAAGATTTATTGCCTCCGGCATGTATTTGTCGGTCACGCTGGCGGACGGCGGTTATTTTCACCGGTCAAAAAAATTGCGGTTCAATATCGAGACCGGGCTGGAGTTGTATACCGAAGCTTTGGATATCTGGAAATCCTGGCAGTTCAAACATGAGGTTTTGCACATTGCGGTCGGGTTTAATTATCTGTTATTCAAGACCAAACAGCTGGTTTTGTTTCCGGACAAATTATCGAACCTGATCCCGACCCTGGATTTTTTAAATGACAAATACGGCGAATTTACAATAAGATCCGGATTGCTGGTGCGAACTTCTGAGTTTGCGCCGGACGCGATCGCTTTTGGAAAGTGA